CTATGTGTTAACCGATTTTAGAAAATGTGTTTATGTCAGACAGGTACAGATACCAAAAGTACAGAGGACGATGACGGAAACCGCTCCTTTCGGGGTATGTATTTTTGTGAGTCCAGATGCTAAAACTCAGTATCCGATGAAGAAGAAGGTTATCAGGCTGTGTAACTGATTAAATACTTAGCCAGATTCATAAAAACAGAACTTATACGCGCCTAGGAATTCGTTCATTGGCTGGATATTTCTGAAAGGGTTTAATGAGGGGCGAATTATTGTCACTATCTTTTTGTGTTTTAAATTTCAAGGACAACCAATGTACGTGATAATTAGCGGATTAGCTTTTGAATAATATTGTTAGCGAGATAAGTCTGCCCGGCAGCATAAAAAAATAATTCCAAACTGCGGTGTAGTCGCAGCCTGGAATTATTTTAGTGGACCCACTTCTTAGGACAAGAATGATACAATAATAAGCTGTGTTGTTGTTATTGCAGGTGTTGGAATGTGTGTAAACTCGAAGAGTTTTCCACATTTCCACGCCTTTCTCTTTTTTGCTACTTTTTTCTCTTTAAAAATCATTGTTGATAACAGCCTAAGCAGCATTGAACAGATCAGCAGGGAGGCGATCCTCCAGGCTCTGATGGTGTCTTTGATAGTTATAAAAGTCGAACCACTTTTTTATTCCCTGGTAAAGGCTTAATCCATCTTCCTGTGGATTCAGATAAACGTATTCCTGCTTCAAACTTCTCCAAAGGCGTTCGATAAAGATATTATCGGTCGCCCTGCCTTTGCCGTCCATACTGATCTGAATAGTGTTGCTTTTAAGTAGTTCTGTATACTCATCACTGGTAAACTGACTGCCCTGATCGCTATTGATTATCTCCGGTTTTCCGTGACGTGCTATGTCTTGTCCTGAAATAGCTTTACATTTAATGTAAAGCTATTTCAGGACAAGACATTCATTTGAAGTTCCGCTACACTTGTTTTGTCCTCACCTGCAAAATCCCTGAGGATGGAAAGTTTCGAAGCGCCGTTTATTGTACCGATACCAAAATTTCCATTAGAACTCAAATATACTCTCGGTTGTCCGCCTGCGAAAAATTTTATTCCTCCGTATGACGAGAGGTAGGCAGACGGCCCACCTGTATTCCATGAGTCGTGATACCAGCCAAGTGCATAGTGACCAACCAGGTTTGAATTATAGCTAAACT
The window above is part of the Arcticibacter tournemirensis genome. Proteins encoded here:
- a CDS encoding integrase core domain-containing protein, with protein sequence MKCKAISGQDIARHGKPEIINSDQGSQFTSDEYTELLKSNTIQISMDGKGRATDNIFIERLWRSLKQEYVYLNPQEDGLSLYQGIKKWFDFYNYQRHHQSLEDRLPADLFNAA